A single Populus nigra chromosome 13, ddPopNigr1.1, whole genome shotgun sequence DNA region contains:
- the LOC133671191 gene encoding SPX domain-containing protein 4 — protein sequence MKFGKEFKTHLEETLPEWRDKFLCYKPLKKLLKQLPPTVDSLNLDRPINFQLHPHPPPLTGDVHGNTNRPLVDLQEWFVRILNEELDKFNDFYVDKEEDFVIRLQELKERIESLKEKSSKDGVFTSESEFSEEMMDIRKDLVTIHGEMVLLKNYSSLNFAGLVKILKKYDKRTGGLLRLPFTQLALHQPFFTTEPLTRLVHECEDNLELLFPLEAEVIESTNIVQDQSNPSLNNTTNISPGPPTTLGEETIDIYRSTLAAMKAIRGLQKASSTSNPLSFSSFFMIQDDESTGAVTAANSTSNSSATMHDGEEIDQEDVHSV from the exons ATGAAGTTTGGAAAAGAATTCAAGACCCACCTAGAAGAAACCCTTCCTGAGTGGAGGGACAAGTTTCTCTGCTACAAGCCCCTCAAGAAACTCCTCAAACAATTACCTCCCACCGTTGATTCTCTCAACCTTGATCGCCCCATTAATTTTCAACTCCATCCACACCCTCCTCCGCTCACTGGTGATGTTCATGGTAATACTAATAGGCCTTTGGTGGATTTGCAAGAATGGTTTGTTAGAATTCTTAATGAAGAGCTTGACAAGTTCAATGATTTCTATGTTGATAAAGAAGAAGACTTTGTTATACGCCTTCag GAGCTGAAGGAAAGAATTGAAAGTCTAAAGGAAAAGAGCAGCAAGGATGGAGTTTTTACATCAGAGAGTGAATTTAGTGAAGAAATGATGGATATTCGTAAAGACTTGGTCACCATTCATGGAGAGATGGtgcttctaaaaaattatagctCCTTAAATTTTGCAG GGTTAGTGAAGATTTTGAAGAAGTATGATAAAAGGACAGGAGGATTGTTGCGCTTACCTTTCACGCAACTTGCCCTTCATCAGCCTTTTTTCACTACAGAGCCTCTAACAAGGTTGGTCCATGAATGCGAGGATAATCTTGAGCTCCTTTTTCCACTGGAGGCAGAAGTCATTGAATCGACCAACATCGTACAAGATCAATCAAATCCATCTCTGAATAACACAACAAATATCTCACCTGGGCCTCCGACAACACTCGGGGAGGAAACCATCGACATATATCGCAGCACCCTTGCAGCCATGAAAGCCATACGAGGCCTTCAAAAGGCAAGCTCCACCTCCAATCCACTatcattttcatctttcttCATGATCCAGGATGATGAAAGTACTGGTGCTGTAACAGCTGCAAACTCAACTTCAAACTCTTCAGCCACAATGCATGATGGAGAAGAGATTGATCAAGAAGATGTGCATTCTGTTTAA